Proteins found in one Bacillus subtilis subsp. subtilis str. 168 genomic segment:
- the yncB gene encoding DNA nuclease, lipoprotein (phage origin) (Evidence 1a: Function from experimental evidences in the studied strain; PubMedId: 11584000; Product type e: enzyme) has protein sequence MKKILISMIAIVLSITLAACGSNHAAKNHSDSNGTEQVSQDTHSNEYNQTEQKAGTPHSKNQKKLVNVTLDRAIDGDTIKVIYNGKKDTVRYLLVDTPETKKPNSCVQPYGEDASKRNKELVNSGKLQLEFDKGDRRDKYGRLLAYVYVDGKSVQETLLKEGLARVAYVYEPNTKYIDQFRLDEQEAKSDKLSIWSKSGYVTNRGFNGCVK, from the coding sequence ATGAAGAAGATTTTGATCAGTATGATCGCAATCGTTTTAAGTATTACTTTGGCAGCTTGCGGATCAAATCACGCAGCCAAAAACCATTCAGATTCTAATGGGACGGAGCAAGTCTCTCAAGATACTCACTCTAATGAATATAATCAGACAGAACAAAAGGCTGGCACGCCTCATTCAAAAAATCAGAAGAAATTGGTCAATGTTACATTAGATAGAGCAATAGATGGAGATACGATTAAGGTTATTTACAACGGAAAGAAAGACACAGTTCGCTACTTGCTCGTTGATACACCTGAGACGAAGAAACCAAATTCTTGTGTTCAACCATACGGTGAGGATGCGTCGAAACGAAATAAAGAATTGGTCAACAGCGGTAAGCTACAGCTGGAATTTGATAAAGGCGATCGCAGAGATAAGTATGGAAGACTGTTAGCATACGTTTATGTTGACGGCAAATCTGTTCAAGAGACATTATTGAAAGAGGGATTGGCCAGAGTAGCATATGTATATGAGCCTAACACAAAATACATAGACCAATTCAGACTAGATGAGCAAGAAGCAAAATCAGATAAACTGTCAATTTGGAGTAAGAGCGGTTATGTGACGAACAGAGGATTTAATGGCTGTGTGAAATAG
- the yncC gene encoding putative sugar transporter (Evidence 3: Putative function from multiple computational evidences; PubMedId: 15849754, 16850406, 22900538, 23569278; Product type t: transporter), producing the protein MDMNEHRNRRLKLIMISATFGGLLFGYDTGVINGALPFMARPDQLDLTPVTEGLVTSILLLGAAFGALLCGRLADRYGRRKMILNLSFLFFLASLGTALAPNVFIMAVFRFLLGLAVGGASAMVPAFLAEMAPHEKRGRMVTQNELMIVGGQFLAYVFNAILGVTMANTGHVWRYMLVICAVPAIMLFASMLKVPESPRWLISKGKNSEALRVLKQIREDKRAEAECREIQEAVEKDTALEKASLKDFSTPWLRRLLWIGIGVAIVNQITGVNSIMYYGTQILKESGFGTKAALIANIGNGLISVIAVIFGIWLVGKVRRRPILLIGLAGTTTALLLIAIFSIVLDGSMALPYVVLSLTVLFLAFMQGCVGPVTWLVIAEIFPQRLRGLGSGISVFFLWILNFVIGFAFPILLSSVGLSFTFFIFVALGVLAIGFVYKFMPETKGRTLEELEEHFRSRHDHNTPEQSVIEV; encoded by the coding sequence ATGGATATGAATGAACATCGAAATCGAAGGTTGAAATTAATAATGATTTCAGCAACTTTTGGAGGGCTTCTCTTTGGATATGACACCGGAGTTATAAATGGAGCTTTACCTTTTATGGCAAGGCCAGATCAGCTTGATTTAACACCTGTTACAGAAGGGCTTGTTACGAGTATTCTTTTATTAGGTGCCGCGTTTGGAGCGTTGTTATGCGGAAGATTGGCTGATCGATATGGCCGCCGTAAAATGATCCTTAATCTTTCCTTTTTATTTTTCCTGGCATCACTGGGAACAGCGTTAGCACCTAATGTTTTCATCATGGCGGTCTTTCGTTTTTTACTGGGGCTGGCTGTTGGAGGAGCCTCGGCGATGGTGCCGGCCTTTTTAGCAGAAATGGCACCGCATGAAAAGAGAGGGCGTATGGTAACCCAAAATGAACTAATGATTGTTGGCGGGCAATTTTTAGCATATGTTTTTAATGCGATCCTCGGTGTAACAATGGCAAATACGGGACATGTTTGGAGATACATGCTAGTCATTTGTGCTGTACCGGCTATCATGTTATTTGCCAGTATGCTTAAGGTACCAGAAAGCCCCCGATGGCTAATCTCCAAAGGCAAAAACAGTGAGGCGCTGCGAGTTCTTAAACAAATTCGAGAAGATAAACGTGCAGAAGCTGAATGTAGAGAAATTCAAGAAGCGGTAGAAAAAGATACAGCACTAGAAAAGGCATCACTCAAGGACTTTTCTACACCATGGCTGCGCCGTCTTTTATGGATTGGAATCGGTGTTGCCATCGTGAATCAAATTACAGGTGTGAACTCGATTATGTATTATGGCACACAAATCCTTAAAGAATCTGGTTTTGGTACAAAAGCGGCTTTAATCGCTAATATTGGAAATGGGCTGATATCAGTTATTGCAGTTATATTTGGGATTTGGCTGGTCGGAAAAGTGAGACGGCGTCCAATATTATTGATTGGTTTGGCAGGGACGACTACAGCGCTCCTATTGATTGCGATTTTCTCAATTGTGCTTGATGGATCTATGGCACTTCCTTATGTAGTGCTTTCTTTGACCGTTTTATTTCTTGCCTTTATGCAAGGGTGTGTAGGACCTGTGACTTGGCTTGTCATAGCGGAAATATTCCCTCAAAGGTTAAGAGGACTTGGTTCTGGGATAAGTGTTTTTTTCCTTTGGATATTAAACTTTGTGATCGGTTTTGCTTTCCCGATCTTGCTTAGCTCTGTAGGTTTGTCTTTTACATTCTTTATATTTGTGGCTTTAGGTGTATTGGCAATCGGTTTTGTGTACAAATTCATGCCGGAAACAAAAGGGCGTACACTTGAAGAATTAGAAGAGCATTTTCGTTCTCGACACGATCATAATACTCCTGAACAATCAGTTATTGAGGTATAA
- the alrB gene encoding alanine racemase (minor activity) (Evidence 1a: Function from experimental evidences in the studied strain; PubMedId: 10348844, 18399999; Product type e: enzyme), with protein sequence MIKLCREVWIEVNLDAVKKNLRAIRRHIPHKSKIMAVVKANGYGHGSIEVARHALEHGASELAVASVEEGIVLRKAGITAPILVLGFTSLSCVKKSAAWNITLSAFQVDWMKEANEILEKEASANRLAIHINVDTGMGRLGVRTKEELLEVVKALKASKFLRWTGIFTHFSTADEPDTTLTKLQHEKFISFLSFLKKQGIELPTVHMCNTAAAIAFPEFSADMIRLGIGLYGLYPSAYIKQLNLVKLEPALSLKARIAYVKTMRTEPRTVSYGATYIAEPNEVIATLPIGYADGYSRALSNRGFVLHRGKRVPVAGRVTMDMIMVSLGENGEGKQGDEVVIYGKQKGAEISVDEVAEMLNTINYEVVSTLSRRIPRFYIRDGEIFKVSTPVLYV encoded by the coding sequence ATGATAAAGCTTTGCCGAGAAGTTTGGATCGAAGTCAATCTTGATGCCGTTAAAAAGAATTTGCGAGCGATCCGCCGTCATATTCCACATAAGAGCAAAATTATGGCTGTTGTAAAAGCGAACGGTTATGGCCACGGGTCTATAGAAGTGGCACGCCATGCACTGGAACACGGGGCGAGTGAGCTCGCTGTTGCCAGTGTGGAGGAAGGAATCGTTTTACGTAAAGCTGGGATTACAGCACCTATCCTTGTGCTTGGTTTTACATCCCTTAGTTGTGTAAAGAAGTCAGCAGCTTGGAATATAACATTATCAGCATTTCAGGTTGATTGGATGAAAGAAGCAAACGAGATATTGGAAAAAGAAGCGAGTGCTAACCGGCTGGCCATTCATATTAACGTGGATACCGGCATGGGACGATTAGGTGTACGCACAAAGGAAGAACTTTTAGAGGTAGTGAAAGCCTTAAAGGCAAGTAAATTCCTCAGATGGACAGGGATTTTCACACATTTTTCGACAGCTGATGAACCGGACACAACACTCACAAAGCTGCAGCATGAAAAATTCATCAGTTTTCTCAGCTTTTTAAAAAAACAGGGGATTGAGCTGCCCACCGTGCATATGTGCAACACGGCTGCAGCTATCGCATTTCCGGAATTTAGCGCTGATATGATCCGTTTAGGTATCGGCTTATATGGTTTATATCCTTCAGCCTATATTAAACAACTAAATCTCGTTAAGCTTGAACCTGCGTTAAGTTTAAAGGCACGCATCGCTTATGTGAAAACCATGCGGACAGAACCCCGAACCGTTAGCTATGGTGCTACATACATCGCAGAACCTAATGAAGTAATTGCTACACTCCCGATTGGCTATGCTGACGGCTATTCTCGTGCCCTTTCCAATCGCGGGTTTGTTCTTCATCGCGGAAAACGAGTGCCAGTGGCGGGAAGAGTAACAATGGATATGATCATGGTCAGTTTAGGAGAAAACGGTGAAGGTAAACAAGGAGATGAAGTCGTGATTTACGGTAAGCAAAAAGGAGCCGAGATTTCCGTTGATGAAGTGGCTGAAATGCTCAATACGATTAACTATGAAGTCGTGTCTACATTAAGCCGCCGCATCCCTCGTTTTTATATAAGAGATGGCGAGATTTTTAAAGTATCAACTCCAGTATTATACGTGTAG
- the yncE gene encoding putative prophage protein (Evidence 3: Putative function from multiple computational evidences; Product type h : extrachromosomal origin) has product MNRGVSFQIPNEYGNFLWRILQPVEIANYRWQTSGESYFVVEGELDDEELFHDYEIVEGAVFEQQLKTNQYYTIFVELKAFPYGKMVNQVNTYEEFADSDCELVLLIADNSYVSIYCKNKNIIEKLYFNALQHDFEDVQFITDENDTRTSLTV; this is encoded by the coding sequence ATGAATAGGGGAGTTAGTTTTCAAATACCGAATGAATATGGAAATTTTCTATGGAGAATACTGCAGCCGGTAGAAATAGCTAATTATAGGTGGCAAACGAGTGGGGAATCTTATTTTGTTGTAGAAGGAGAGCTCGATGATGAGGAGCTTTTTCATGACTACGAAATTGTTGAGGGGGCAGTTTTTGAGCAACAATTAAAAACGAATCAGTACTATACCATTTTCGTTGAACTGAAAGCATTTCCATATGGAAAAATGGTTAATCAAGTCAATACATATGAAGAGTTTGCTGACAGTGATTGCGAACTTGTCCTTTTGATAGCAGATAATAGCTACGTTTCGATTTACTGTAAAAACAAAAATATCATTGAAAAACTTTACTTCAATGCTTTACAGCATGATTTTGAAGACGTTCAATTTATAACTGATGAAAATGACACAAGAACAAGCCTTACTGTATGA
- the dutA gene encoding deoxyuridine 5'-triphosphate pyrophosphatase (phage origin) (Evidence 1a: Function from experimental evidences in the studied strain; PubMedId: 11375514, 15939294, 16908222, 17169987, 21358047, 23897460; Product type e : enzyme), which yields MTMQIKIKYLDETQTRISKIEQGDWIDLRAAEDVTIKKDEFKLVPLGVAMELPEGYEAHVVPRSSTYKNFGVIQTNSMGVIDESYKGDNDFWFFPAYALRDTEIKKGDRICQFRIMKKMPAVELVEVEHLGNEDRGGLGSTGTK from the coding sequence ATGACAATGCAAATTAAAATCAAGTATCTAGATGAAACACAAACAAGAATCAGCAAAATTGAGCAGGGAGACTGGATTGATCTTCGGGCAGCTGAAGATGTAACAATCAAAAAAGATGAATTTAAGCTTGTCCCATTAGGTGTTGCAATGGAGCTGCCTGAAGGTTACGAAGCACATGTCGTCCCTCGTTCAAGTACATATAAGAACTTTGGCGTTATTCAAACAAATTCAATGGGTGTTATCGATGAGTCATATAAGGGAGACAACGATTTCTGGTTCTTTCCTGCTTATGCATTGCGTGATACTGAAATTAAGAAGGGTGATCGTATCTGCCAGTTTAGAATCATGAAGAAAATGCCGGCGGTTGAATTGGTTGAAGTCGAGCATTTGGGAAACGAGGATAGAGGAGGACTCGGTTCAACAGGTACGAAGTAA